DNA from Balaenoptera musculus isolate JJ_BM4_2016_0621 chromosome 4, mBalMus1.pri.v3, whole genome shotgun sequence:
TTTTTGGTAAAAATCCTGAAAATTTTGTACAAAGCACATATAGCAAAGAGACAGTGAATTCTATTGGGAAATCTCATGGAGGTATGAGGTATTGGAAATGGGAGAAAAGGGATGGAGGCTGTTAGAAGGATAAGGAGTGAAGTAGGTAAGAGGAccagttcatttatttgtttgtttatggggCTAAAGTAAGAGTCTAGATGAGAATGGCTTTCCTTATCAATTAAGACTTGGACTCTATAGGGAAGATGGTGGGGATAACCTGGAGGGATAACTTGAGGTGTTTCAATAAGTACTTGTTTATTATTGTAACTGTAAAGATATCTTTGTAAGATTAACCACAAATGGGTTGAGCCCAGTTGAACTGAACTTTGAGCCTACATGGCCTAGCCTTTAAAAGAATGCTGGCAATAATATCCTCTACTTAATTCCCCTTATAAGAGGTTGTTCCCCATCTTGAAAACATATGTTATCATGTCTGGCCAAGTGACATTATTGCTTTTGAAGTCCTAATAGATTAAAAGAAAGGCAGGACTCTATTAGTGCCAGAAACACAAGCTAAATCTTTTATTAGATTCTAAAGGAGAAGAGTGGAGAATGaaaatacttcagtaaaaatctGTCACCCGCCTTAGAGAACCAGCTTTGGCATTCATCGCCCCCCAGTCAAGATATCTCCTGTACTCCCCCGGCCTCAGGAGGTACTGCCTTCCCCTGTAGTTGGGCAGCTCATAAAGAACCCAGGAGCCCTCCAGCACGTTGAGGGAGTGGATCTCAGTGAGGTGGAAGCGGTCCTGAAGAGAGAGACAATCGTCTGTGATCTCTGACATTTGTCCTCTGAAGTCATCTCTCTCATAGATTCTCATTCTGTAAGTGCCGGTGTGCTAGGGTggcagacagaaaagaaaaagtaagtgaACACAAATAGAGAGAAATTAAAGTTCCCTTAGTCCAAGTCTGCTTTCACCACAACCATGTTGCGGAGTTAAGGAGCCTTCCTGGTCCCCATCGCCCAGCCGTGAATCTCACGGTGGATGGGCTAAGCTAGGAACAGAACTTAGCAGCTCTTCAACCAGTCTCTGTCCTTGGGGATTTAGGTTTGTCTAAAATAAAACTGGtcattttagtgcttgttattaGAGAACGTCCCTCTCAAAGGAGAAAAGTGAGCGTCATTGGAAAGTGAAGCCTCATTTGATATATTACCCTTGTTATAAAGGAATCAACATTTAACTATTTTCTGTAAGACTAATGTTTTGGTTCCCATGCATACTATGGATTATTAAGCTCttgtaaaaaaataagatgacacATCTTCCCAACATCTCTTTTCATAACTTCATTTGCAGTTCAAATTTCCACCTATGTGACTCTTAAGCTTCCTTTCTGGCCTCCTACCCTCCACTTCCTCATTCCCTCAGCAGCAGGAATGGTCTTCTTGCAGCTCTGTTTGGATGACACCATATCTCATGCTCCCACACTTCTACACATTCTTCTAAGAGCTCTGCCATCACTCTCTAGGAAAGACTGAATCTCAaagtttatttttggatgtggCCTTTCCTCTAATTTCTACCTCTAGGTGAGCTAATAGGTACTGCCTACAAAATCAGAATAGAAGCCAGGGGGCCTGTCTTCTCTAGCAGGATAATCAAATAGAAAAGTAAGCCAAAGCAAGCAAAAGTATTTTTATCAATTAAACAGAACCAGCTTGTGTTTATAAGTTGTGATCTATTGGATTTCTGAGTTGATATGGCTTGGAATGACCACTTTAAGAAAttatatcttgaaaaaaaaagaaaagaaattatatcttGGAGTGGGAgtagtttggggttagcagaggcaaactattatatatagaatggataaacagcaaggtcctactgtatagcccagagAACCATTCAGTATCTGgtgaaaaaccataatggaaaagaatattaaaaaaagaatgtatgtatgtataactgaatcactttgctgtacagcagacattaacagaacattgtaaatcaactatacttcaatacaaaaaaaagaaattctgtctTGAACAGATGATAACGTCAGTCTCTTCTATGTTCTGCTTTTTGTTAAtgagtcttttcatttttgattccGTTTAAAACATGAAACACTGGGAATATGTGATTTTAAGAAAACCACCACAGAGTTCATGAAGAATGGCTTGCTATCTGGGACACCCTTCTAGAACTGACTGCATGCATTGGGGTCACTCCCCCTTTCTGCTCTCCAGGTGGAACGATTTGGTTGAAGGATGACAGTTTTTAATGGCTTTGATTTCCAAAGAGAGGAAGGCAAAGACAGAGCCACACTCACTGGGGGGATGAGGCGGCAGGAGCGGACGGAGTCGTTGAGGCCCATCCACTGCTGGTAGTCGGGGTAGTCGCCGCGCCGCAGGAAGTACTGGTGGCCCTGGTAGTTGGGGCGCTCGTAGAGCATCCAGCAGCCGCTGTCCACCCGGATGGAGTTGCAGCGGCTGAAGTAGGGCTGCAGGTTGGGGCAGTCGCTGCTGCACTCGTAGCAGCGGCCCTGGAAGCCCCGGTCCTCGTAGAAGGTGATCTACAAAGGAAGTATAATTCAAAATTAAATCATTTGCTCCCCATAACAGATCTTGTAGCGAGGCATTTTTCCCCcctccattttatttcacttgtgTTCCGTTTACCTTCCCCATGGCTGGTTGACACGGATGATGCAAGTTCAGTGTGATGGGGCCCCGGCAGCGCAGCGGGTCTATATAGCAGGACGGCTGCTGTGTTGGCAAGAACAACACAAAAGGGGCCCCGAGGGTGAGTAAGGGGATTTTATGGATCGCTTTTACATGCTGCATTCAGTGGAAATGCCTGTCTAGTCTGCCCTCATTCTCTGGTATATTCTAACGCTGTCCTGTTCGGGTTCTGGATGAGTCCCTAGAGTTGCTTTTATTTGGATTCttagtgttttataaatttatcagCACATCAGTCTGAACTTTTGACCTGAAACTCATGTCTCTATACATATGATTCATTTATGCCCTGTGtattatgggggaaaaaatctatGTCTTTATGGAAGTGCCCCAGAATTCCAGAGAGGCTGTGGGTGAAGCAGAATGCCACAAGCACTAGTTTTTCTGGACCACAGAAACCACTGTATCTTAAAACTGCTTTCTTCACAGGACTTGTCAATCCAGTACAGGACACAAATCTGGATTCTGATTTTTGCTAGTTTTGACAATGCTTTAAGGCATAGCTTTTAACTTCCTCTTTGGTGAGTACGCTTCATATAACTGGAAACCAGCCCCTCGTAGCCGACTTGTGATAAGAACCAAAAGAAAGGTTTTTATGACCATTGAGTTCAAGACTGAGAAGTATGTTGCTTTATAGACTGCTTTCCCTTTACCAGGGGAAGGCAGTAAAGCTTCGTGGACTCAGAATGTCCACTTTGTAGCCACATGAACTTGGCAAGCCACACAACCTCTCAGAGCAGGAGTTATTTCATAATACTTATCTCATGGGATATAGTATGtcgaatgagagagagagagaaagaaagaaagaaagaaaagaaagaatgaaagaaagggcCAGCAGCCTCTAATATTTGGAAGCTGGCTTTGCCCTCAGAGCTAGGCCATATTTCCCTATTAGACATAAACAATCCCACGAAATACCAACTGAGGCAAGGTTACCCTGAGACCATGATGAAATGAGACAAAATAAGGGACTTCATAATTTTGTCTAAGCATAGGCAAAAACAAAGCGAATGTGCCACCCACAAAATACCAGACACAGGCCCTCTCTCAGCCAAAATGATTAACTGCTACTTCTTTATCAATTGCAGCTTTATCCTTGTTCTTTGCTCCCTTCCCCATGAGTAGATCTATTAAGATATCCAATCATAAAATTACCCTTGCTGTCTGACAACATCCAATTTAGTGAACTCCtgctttttattgtattatttattttatgtttttttggccgcgccgagcagcatgtgggatcttagttccccaaccagggattgaacccgtgccccctgcagtgaaagtgtggagtcctaaccactggaccaccagggaagtccaacttcTGACTTTTTAGGCACTTCCCCAAGTCACCCAACCAATGTAGAAATCCTATCATAGTTCTCTCTAATCCTCTTACGGAGACAGTCCATGCTTCCCTATGGTGTATGTTCTCTCCGTCACTGTAACCAGTAACAAACCCCTTTGTTTCACAACAGGTGTGTCTGGTGGCTTTTGGCTAAAGGACATGGACCTGAATAAATGGGATTATGTGTTTAATGTGTTTGGCACATACTTGGCACAAATGAGCACTGAATAAACGTTTGATATTAGTAATAGTGAGACATTATTAAGGATGACTTCAGCCCATTTGTCTCTCTCAAAGATGCCTGAAAAATGTCTCCACCACAAAGCCATTTTGTGGTAAAAATGTAGATATGGAAGGAACTTTAGAAATCATCTAGTGTTTTTCAAATTCCAGGATGCATTAAGAATCACCTGTGCTTATTAAAAATGCTAATTGCCAGGCTCTACCCTCTTCTGAGACTCTGCATCATTAGATCTGGAAAAGActctaggaatctgcattttaactggCAGCAGCAGGTTGTTCTTGGACCAAACTTTGAAAAACACTACTCTGAtttattccttcttcttttcttttcttttcctttcttttctttgtgtgtgtgtgtgtctgtgtgtatagcTGATATACAgcgttctgttagtttcaggtgtagcgattcagttatacatatatttatatctattctttttcagatgattttcccttatgggttattgagtatagtcccctgtgctatatatgaggtccttgttgtttactgttttatgtatagtaatgtgtatatgttaatccccaccccaccgtccTGCCACCCATCTTTACTTTTGTATTCTCACTAACTGGAAAAATGAACTGGCCCATAAAgtttactcaataaatgtctgggGGATATGAGCGTTATTCCCTCGTCTGAAATTCATCGTTGTAATAGTCCACGGGACCTCTTTCAAATGCTCAGCGCAACGGGCCTACACACTCACATCAAAGTTCAGCATTTGCAACTTTCAATGTGTAGGATGACACAAGCACCCTGCATTTGATCTATTTAATGGGCATTTATAATAGGTGAGATGAGTAAGCAAAAGAGAGATAACAGAACTGTGCTGTCCCCTAAGCCCTCTGCTCCTTCGTGATTCTAATTTTATGTCTCCTGAGACGCCAAATTACTATTACAACAGCAGTGTCCAATTCCAGAGTTTTGTTAGTGTCTGAGGTCCAGTCAACTGTTGACCTTACTACCCACATGTTTGCTTCCTAGTATTGATAATTAATGTAGCATTTGTATCATATATGTGCTTGGTTAAATGAGAAGAGGTCATTTGGTTGGCGGCCATGTAGACCAAACTCTCCCAAACAAGGAGACTGGGTAAGGACCCGGAGATCACCATCATAACACCAGCCTCTGGTTCTCTTTCTTGGCTTGTCTTTGATGGCCATTCAGTAACTGACATGAAGACAGGAAGCAATCATTGACCCACCTCTGCTTAACTCCTATGGCATTCCTCTTGGAACAAATGAATTTTCATGttcaaaatgtgaaataaaactcatattttatggcaaggcaagaaaaatttcaacataaaaattcttttctgcCCTTTGGCTTCCCCTTTCCCCGccgcattgtgtatctgcattatacATCAACCAAACCTCCTCCATCATCA
Protein-coding regions in this window:
- the LOC118894597 gene encoding gamma-crystallin B, with product MGKITFYEDRGFQGRCYECSSDCPNLQPYFSRCNSIRVDSGCWMLYERPNYQGHQYFLRRGDYPDYQQWMGLNDSVRSCRLIPPHTGTYRMRIYERDDFRGQMSEITDDCLSLQDRFHLTEIHSLNVLEGSWVLYELPNYRGRQYLLRPGEYRRYLDWGAMNAKAGSLRRVTDFY